From Acidimicrobiales bacterium, one genomic window encodes:
- a CDS encoding carotenoid oxygenase family protein, which translates to MDRRAFLRRSAFVGGGLLLGACGDDAGTAAPNPTSTVPSSSTTLPSSTTTRPFDPSTPYWLQGGFAPVTEEVVATDLVVNGALPPSLHGLYARNGSNPATGNSPHWFFGDGMIHGVRFEQGKAVWYGNRYVETPMYLDRREFGEFDGAPGFSQTQSNVSVFAHGGRLLALGEVGWPFEISPADLSTIDTVELRGAGDISVGPNVTAHPKRDPDTGLLHFFGYGFTPPYLTYYVASADGRELLRREEIPVAAGTMIHDFAITESDVVFWELPVVFDLAAAAAGALNPFTWDPDYGSRIGVMPLGGAASDMRWVEIDNGYVFHGTNAHRDGDRIILDVSRMGSMFDNGNDIDDSPSLLTRWEIGTGGAELTWSASQLSDVPLDLPEIDDRFTGRAHSVAWLVETADTVEGPAGINDPATNNLATNNLATNNVEINGISAYHVATGALDRWTPGPALQPNEATFVADSADSAEGEGWLLTYVWDKANDASVLAVLDATDVAAGPVATIELPQRVPFGFHGTWMPGDEIDA; encoded by the coding sequence GTGGACCGCCGCGCGTTCCTCCGGCGAAGCGCGTTCGTCGGGGGAGGGCTGCTGCTCGGGGCGTGCGGCGACGATGCCGGCACCGCCGCGCCGAACCCCACGAGCACGGTTCCGTCTTCCTCGACGACGCTGCCGTCGTCCACGACGACGCGGCCCTTCGACCCGTCGACGCCGTATTGGCTCCAGGGTGGGTTCGCGCCCGTCACCGAGGAGGTCGTCGCCACAGACCTGGTGGTGAACGGCGCGTTGCCGCCGTCGCTGCACGGGCTCTATGCCCGCAACGGCTCGAATCCGGCGACCGGGAACTCCCCGCACTGGTTCTTCGGCGACGGGATGATCCACGGCGTGCGTTTCGAGCAGGGGAAGGCGGTCTGGTACGGGAACCGCTACGTCGAGACACCGATGTACCTCGACCGTCGAGAGTTCGGCGAGTTCGACGGCGCGCCTGGATTTTCCCAGACCCAGTCGAACGTCAGCGTCTTCGCTCACGGCGGGCGCCTGCTCGCACTCGGTGAGGTCGGGTGGCCGTTCGAGATCTCGCCCGCCGATCTCTCGACGATCGACACGGTCGAACTCCGCGGTGCCGGCGACATCTCGGTCGGTCCCAACGTGACGGCACACCCCAAACGAGATCCCGACACCGGCCTGTTGCACTTCTTCGGCTACGGATTCACCCCGCCGTACCTGACCTACTATGTCGCGTCGGCCGACGGTCGTGAGCTCCTGCGACGAGAGGAGATCCCGGTCGCGGCGGGGACGATGATCCACGACTTCGCGATCACCGAGTCGGACGTCGTCTTCTGGGAGCTACCTGTGGTCTTCGATCTGGCGGCAGCAGCCGCCGGCGCGCTGAACCCGTTCACGTGGGACCCCGACTACGGCTCGCGCATCGGGGTGATGCCGCTCGGTGGCGCGGCGAGCGACATGCGATGGGTGGAGATCGACAACGGCTACGTGTTCCACGGCACCAACGCCCATCGCGACGGCGACCGGATCATCCTCGACGTCTCGCGTATGGGCTCGATGTTCGACAACGGCAACGACATCGACGATTCGCCCAGCCTGCTCACCCGGTGGGAGATCGGGACCGGTGGCGCGGAGTTGACCTGGTCCGCGTCACAGCTCAGCGACGTGCCCCTCGACCTCCCCGAGATCGACGACCGGTTCACCGGCCGTGCGCATTCGGTGGCCTGGCTGGTGGAGACCGCCGACACGGTGGAGGGCCCTGCCGGGATCAACGATCCCGCCACGAACAATCTCGCCACAAACAATCTCGCCACAAACAATGTCGAGATCAACGGCATCAGCGCGTACCACGTCGCCACGGGAGCGTTGGATCGCTGGACCCCCGGCCCTGCCCTGCAACCGAACGAGGCGACGTTCGTCGCTGATTCGGCCGACAGCGCCGAGGGTGAGGGCTGGTTGTTGACCTACGTCTGGGACAAGGCGAACGACGCGTCGGTTCTCGCCGTGCTCGATGCGACCGATGTCGCTGCCGGACCGGTCGCGACCATCGAGTTGCCGCAGCGGGTCCCGTTCGGGTTCCACGGGACCTGGATGCCCGGCGACGAGATCGACGCCTGA